A window of Rattus norvegicus strain BN/NHsdMcwi chromosome 14, GRCr8, whole genome shotgun sequence contains these coding sequences:
- the Prdm8 gene encoding PR domain zinc finger protein 8 translates to MEDSGIQRGIWEGDAKAVQQCLTDIFTSVYTTCDIPENAIFGPCVLSHTSLYDSIAFVALKSTDKRTVPYIFRVDTSAANGSSEGLMWLRLVQSARDKEEQNLEAYIKNGQLFYRSLRRIAKDEELLVWYGKELTELLLLCPSRSHKMNGSSPYTCLECSQRFQFEFPYVAHLRFRCPKRLHSTDANPQSEQGGGVGTKDQGGGGGKEQQQQQQQQQQQQQETPLIPGPKFCKAGPIHHYPASSPEASNPPGAAGAGSAKPSTDFHNLARELENARGGSSCSAAPGVGGGGSGHQEAELSPDGVAAGGCKGKRRFLEEVAAEGGGAGLAGGRARFSERPLATSKEELVCTPQQYRTAGSYFGLEENGRLFGPPSPETGEAKRSAFVEVKKAARTAGLQEEATATDGAGGTAEDPDVGSGVASGGNGSSTPVAGSPGTAEKLLAPRPGGALPGRLEGGSPARGSAFTSVSQLGGGGGAGTAGTAGSSGGGQAAASDERKSAFSQPARSFSQLSPLVLGQKLGALEPCHPGDGVGPTRLYQAAADPLAVKLQGAADLNGACGPLASGGGGGLPKQSPFLYATAFWPKSSAAAAAAAAAAAGPLQLQLPSALTLLPPSFTSLCLPAQNWCAKCNASFRMTSDLVYHMRSHHKKEYAMEPLVKRRREEKLKCPICNESFRERHHLSRHMTSHN, encoded by the exons ATGGAGGATTCAGGCATCCAGAGAGGCATCTGGGAAGGAGATGCCAAGGCTGTCCAACAATGTCTGACAGACATTTTTACCAGTGTGTATACAACCTGTGATATCCCAGAGAATGCCATATTCGGTCCCTGTGTTCTGAGCCATACCTCCCTGTATGACAGCATAGCCTTCGTAGCCCTCAAGTCCACGGACAAGAGAACGGTACCTTACATCTTCCGG GTAGACACTTCGGCGGCAAACGGTTCCTCTGAAGGTCTCATGTGGCTGCGGCTGGTCCAATCAGCCCGAGATAAGGAAGAGCAGAATCTCGAAGCTTATATAAAAAACGGACAGCTGTTCTACCGCTCTCTCCGCAGGATTGCCAAAGATGAAGAGTTGTTAGTTTGGTATGGGAAAGAACTGACTGAGTTGCTCTTGCTCTGCCCGTCTAGATCTCACAAAATGAACG GGTCATCTCCTTACACATGCCTGGAATGCAGCCAACGTTTCCAGTTTGAGTTCCCCTACGTGGCACATCTGCGATTCCGCTGCCCCAAGAGACTTCACAGCACTGATGCCAATCCCCAAAGCGAGCAAGGGGGCGGCGTGGGCACCAAGGACCAAGGCGGCGGTGGTGGtaaagagcagcagcagcagcaacagcagcagcaacagcagcaacaggagaCGCCATTGATCCCGGGCCCCAAGTTCTGCAAAGCCGGCCCCATACACCACTACCCCGCGTCGTCCCCGGAGGCGAGCAACCCGCCGGGTGCCGCGGGTGCCGGTAGCGCCAAGCCGTCCACGGACTTCCACAACCTGGCTCGGGAACTTGAAAACGCCCGGGGAGGCAGCAGCTGCTCGGCGGCCCCGGGCGTCGGCGGTGGCGGCAGCGGCCACCAGGAGGCGGAGCTGAGTCCCGATGGCGTCGCTGCGGGCGGCTGCAAGGGCAAGAGGCggttcctggaggaggtggcggCGGAGGGCGGCGGCGCGGGGCTGGCGGGCGGCCGTGCGCGCTTCTCCGAGCGGCCGCTGGCGACCTCCAAGGAGGAGCTGGTGTGCACGCCGCAGCAGTACCGCACCGCGGGCAGCTACTTCGGCCTGGAGGAGAACGGCCGGCTCTTCGGGCCACCCAGCCCCGAGACCGGCGAGGCAAAGCGCAGCGCCTTCGTGGAGGTGAAGAAGGCGGCCCGCACTGCGGGCTTGCAGGAGGAGGCGACGGCGACAGACGGCGCAGGGGGCACGGCCGAGGACCCGGACGTGGGAAGCGGTGTCGCCAGTGGCGGCAACGGCTCGTCCACTCCCGTGGCAGGGTCGCCCGGGACTGCCGAGAAACTGCTGGCCCCGCGTCCTGGAGGCGCGCTGCCCGGCCGGCTGGAGGGCGGGAGCCCGGCGCGCGGCAGCGCATTCACCTCGGTGTCGCAGCTGGGCGGCGGTGGCGGCGCGGGGACCGCGGGGACCGCGGGGAGTTCCGGGGGCGGCCAAGCGGCCGCGTCGGACGAGCGTAAGAGCGCCTTCTCGCAGCCCGCGCGCTCTTTCTCGCAGCTGTCCCCGCTGGTCCTGGGCCAGAAGCTGGGCGCGCTGGAACCCTGTCACCCGGGAGACGGCGTGGGTCCCACCAGACTCTACCAGGCCGCCGCTGATCCGCTGGCTGTGAAGCTGCAGGGGGCCGCGGACCTGAACGGAGCCTGCGGGCCCCTGgcgagcggcggcggcggcggcttgCCCAAGCAGAGCCCCTTCCTCTACGCCACCGCCTTCTGGCCCAAGAGTTCGGCTGCCGCTGCAGCCGCGGCGGCAGCGGCCGCGGGGCCCCTGCAGCTGCAACTGCCCTCGGCGCTCACCCTGCTGCCGCCCTCCTTCACCTCGCTGTGTCTGCCCGCGCAGAACTGGTGCGCCAAGTGCAACGCCTCCTTCCGCATGACCTCCGACCTAGTGTACCACATGCGGTCTCACCACAAAAAGGAGTATGCCATGGAGCCCCTGGTGAAGCGGCGGCGGGAGGAGAAACTCAAGTGCCCCATTTGCAACGAGTCCTTCAGGGAGCGTCACCACCTGTCCAGGCACATGACCTCGCATAATTGA
- the Prdm8 gene encoding PR domain zinc finger protein 8 isoform X1 produces the protein MEDSGIQRGIWEGDAKAVQQCLTDIFTSVYTTCDIPENAIFGPCVLSHTSLYDSIAFVALKSTDKRTVPYIFRVDTSAANGSSEGLMWLRLVQSARDKEEQNLEAYIKNGQLFYRSLRRIAKDEELLVWYGKELTELLLLCPSRSHKMNAGSSPYTCLECSQRFQFEFPYVAHLRFRCPKRLHSTDANPQSEQGGGVGTKDQGGGGGKEQQQQQQQQQQQQQETPLIPGPKFCKAGPIHHYPASSPEASNPPGAAGAGSAKPSTDFHNLARELENARGGSSCSAAPGVGGGGSGHQEAELSPDGVAAGGCKGKRRFLEEVAAEGGGAGLAGGRARFSERPLATSKEELVCTPQQYRTAGSYFGLEENGRLFGPPSPETGEAKRSAFVEVKKAARTAGLQEEATATDGAGGTAEDPDVGSGVASGGNGSSTPVAGSPGTAEKLLAPRPGGALPGRLEGGSPARGSAFTSVSQLGGGGGAGTAGTAGSSGGGQAAASDERKSAFSQPARSFSQLSPLVLGQKLGALEPCHPGDGVGPTRLYQAAADPLAVKLQGAADLNGACGPLASGGGGGLPKQSPFLYATAFWPKSSAAAAAAAAAAAGPLQLQLPSALTLLPPSFTSLCLPAQNWCAKCNASFRMTSDLVYHMRSHHKKEYAMEPLVKRRREEKLKCPICNESFRERHHLSRHMTSHN, from the exons ATGGAGGATTCAGGCATCCAGAGAGGCATCTGGGAAGGAGATGCCAAGGCTGTCCAACAATGTCTGACAGACATTTTTACCAGTGTGTATACAACCTGTGATATCCCAGAGAATGCCATATTCGGTCCCTGTGTTCTGAGCCATACCTCCCTGTATGACAGCATAGCCTTCGTAGCCCTCAAGTCCACGGACAAGAGAACGGTACCTTACATCTTCCGG GTAGACACTTCGGCGGCAAACGGTTCCTCTGAAGGTCTCATGTGGCTGCGGCTGGTCCAATCAGCCCGAGATAAGGAAGAGCAGAATCTCGAAGCTTATATAAAAAACGGACAGCTGTTCTACCGCTCTCTCCGCAGGATTGCCAAAGATGAAGAGTTGTTAGTTTGGTATGGGAAAGAACTGACTGAGTTGCTCTTGCTCTGCCCGTCTAGATCTCACAAAATGAACG CAGGGTCATCTCCTTACACATGCCTGGAATGCAGCCAACGTTTCCAGTTTGAGTTCCCCTACGTGGCACATCTGCGATTCCGCTGCCCCAAGAGACTTCACAGCACTGATGCCAATCCCCAAAGCGAGCAAGGGGGCGGCGTGGGCACCAAGGACCAAGGCGGCGGTGGTGGtaaagagcagcagcagcagcaacagcagcagcaacagcagcaacaggagaCGCCATTGATCCCGGGCCCCAAGTTCTGCAAAGCCGGCCCCATACACCACTACCCCGCGTCGTCCCCGGAGGCGAGCAACCCGCCGGGTGCCGCGGGTGCCGGTAGCGCCAAGCCGTCCACGGACTTCCACAACCTGGCTCGGGAACTTGAAAACGCCCGGGGAGGCAGCAGCTGCTCGGCGGCCCCGGGCGTCGGCGGTGGCGGCAGCGGCCACCAGGAGGCGGAGCTGAGTCCCGATGGCGTCGCTGCGGGCGGCTGCAAGGGCAAGAGGCggttcctggaggaggtggcggCGGAGGGCGGCGGCGCGGGGCTGGCGGGCGGCCGTGCGCGCTTCTCCGAGCGGCCGCTGGCGACCTCCAAGGAGGAGCTGGTGTGCACGCCGCAGCAGTACCGCACCGCGGGCAGCTACTTCGGCCTGGAGGAGAACGGCCGGCTCTTCGGGCCACCCAGCCCCGAGACCGGCGAGGCAAAGCGCAGCGCCTTCGTGGAGGTGAAGAAGGCGGCCCGCACTGCGGGCTTGCAGGAGGAGGCGACGGCGACAGACGGCGCAGGGGGCACGGCCGAGGACCCGGACGTGGGAAGCGGTGTCGCCAGTGGCGGCAACGGCTCGTCCACTCCCGTGGCAGGGTCGCCCGGGACTGCCGAGAAACTGCTGGCCCCGCGTCCTGGAGGCGCGCTGCCCGGCCGGCTGGAGGGCGGGAGCCCGGCGCGCGGCAGCGCATTCACCTCGGTGTCGCAGCTGGGCGGCGGTGGCGGCGCGGGGACCGCGGGGACCGCGGGGAGTTCCGGGGGCGGCCAAGCGGCCGCGTCGGACGAGCGTAAGAGCGCCTTCTCGCAGCCCGCGCGCTCTTTCTCGCAGCTGTCCCCGCTGGTCCTGGGCCAGAAGCTGGGCGCGCTGGAACCCTGTCACCCGGGAGACGGCGTGGGTCCCACCAGACTCTACCAGGCCGCCGCTGATCCGCTGGCTGTGAAGCTGCAGGGGGCCGCGGACCTGAACGGAGCCTGCGGGCCCCTGgcgagcggcggcggcggcggcttgCCCAAGCAGAGCCCCTTCCTCTACGCCACCGCCTTCTGGCCCAAGAGTTCGGCTGCCGCTGCAGCCGCGGCGGCAGCGGCCGCGGGGCCCCTGCAGCTGCAACTGCCCTCGGCGCTCACCCTGCTGCCGCCCTCCTTCACCTCGCTGTGTCTGCCCGCGCAGAACTGGTGCGCCAAGTGCAACGCCTCCTTCCGCATGACCTCCGACCTAGTGTACCACATGCGGTCTCACCACAAAAAGGAGTATGCCATGGAGCCCCTGGTGAAGCGGCGGCGGGAGGAGAAACTCAAGTGCCCCATTTGCAACGAGTCCTTCAGGGAGCGTCACCACCTGTCCAGGCACATGACCTCGCATAATTGA